Proteins co-encoded in one Bacteroidales bacterium genomic window:
- a CDS encoding SPOR domain-containing protein, translating into MNSCSNYKNIFSILFALSFYFSLHGQNYTSEKKGEVNIIAEPEFYSILNKKLTYDVYNSGYVGYRVQIYWDAGNNSKQGAYNMADEFYKNHQDIPAYITFKEPYYRVRVGDFRSKLDADKLLTNLNKNFKGSFVVKEFISIFDEPYSPTSHWQDSIYVSPKNIHDSESINEDFFR; encoded by the coding sequence ATGAATTCATGTTCGAATTATAAAAATATTTTTTCGATACTTTTTGCCTTGAGCTTTTATTTTTCATTACATGGCCAAAACTATACTTCGGAAAAAAAGGGAGAAGTAAATATTATTGCCGAGCCTGAATTTTATTCTATTTTAAACAAAAAACTCACATACGATGTCTATAATTCCGGATATGTGGGATACAGAGTACAAATTTATTGGGATGCGGGTAATAACTCAAAACAAGGTGCTTACAATATGGCAGATGAGTTTTACAAAAATCATCAAGATATTCCGGCATATATAACTTTTAAAGAACCATATTACAGAGTCCGTGTCGGAGATTTTAGAAGTAAACTTGATGCCGACAAATTATTAACCAATTTAAATAAGAATTTTAAAGGATCTTTTGTTGTAAAAGAGTTTATATCTATTTTTGATGAACCATACTCTCCTACTTCTCATTGGCAAGATTCTATTTACGTTTCTCCGAAAAACATACATGATTCCGAAAGCATCAATGAGGATTTCTTCAGATAG